Proteins encoded within one genomic window of Candidatus Cloacimonadota bacterium:
- the lpdA gene encoding dihydrolipoyl dehydrogenase, which produces MKKVAIIGGGPGGYVTAIRLQQYGIDTMVFEKERLGGVCLNWGCIPTKSYVKVAELFAEIKEAENFGLSVKSAKVEYDKIWERKNKVVEQLVSGVEFMFQKRKIPNLKEVVTKIIKTDEKYKIITDQNQYEADFIVLATGSKPKELPFLKFDGEKILSSKDLLSLQELPKKLVVVGGGVVGCEFASIYNKFGVEVEIVEFLPNLVSMEDIEISKRLAMALKRSGIKVHLKTAVEDYEKDGEKIILKLSNGKEIETEKVLVSVGRAPVCDLKFENCSLDQENGFIYIDNYFHTNLKNVFAIGDVTGKLMLAHTASKQGLIVADLLHNEINSANEEILDLDYNKIPACTFTNPEIGSVGFTEDEAKEKYEEILVGKFPFTANGKALGSGSTFGFVKTIADKKNHQLVGMHIIGPQATELIAQGGILIGSNATIADVKKIVFAHPTLSEAVMESIEDLEKLAIHKM; this is translated from the coding sequence ATGAAAAAAGTTGCAATTATCGGTGGTGGTCCCGGTGGTTATGTTACAGCTATCAGACTGCAGCAATACGGAATTGATACAATGGTTTTCGAAAAAGAAAGATTGGGTGGCGTTTGCCTGAATTGGGGCTGTATTCCCACAAAATCTTATGTAAAAGTCGCAGAACTTTTTGCTGAGATAAAGGAAGCAGAGAATTTTGGTCTTTCCGTGAAATCGGCAAAAGTAGAATACGATAAAATTTGGGAACGCAAAAATAAAGTCGTTGAACAGCTTGTTTCTGGTGTGGAATTCATGTTCCAGAAAAGAAAAATTCCCAATCTGAAAGAAGTTGTAACGAAAATAATTAAGACAGATGAAAAATATAAAATCATCACCGATCAAAACCAGTACGAAGCAGATTTCATAGTTCTTGCTACCGGTTCGAAACCAAAAGAGCTGCCTTTTCTCAAATTCGATGGCGAAAAAATTCTGTCATCAAAAGATCTGCTTTCTCTGCAGGAATTACCGAAAAAATTAGTCGTTGTTGGTGGTGGAGTTGTAGGTTGCGAATTTGCCTCTATTTACAATAAATTCGGCGTGGAAGTTGAGATTGTAGAATTCCTGCCAAATCTGGTTTCTATGGAGGATATAGAGATTTCCAAACGGCTGGCGATGGCATTAAAAAGATCCGGAATAAAAGTTCATTTGAAGACAGCAGTAGAAGATTACGAAAAAGATGGTGAAAAGATAATTCTTAAGCTTTCTAACGGCAAAGAAATAGAAACTGAAAAAGTTTTAGTCAGCGTTGGCAGAGCTCCAGTTTGCGATTTAAAATTTGAAAATTGTAGTTTGGATCAGGAAAATGGTTTCATCTACATCGACAATTACTTCCATACAAACCTAAAAAACGTTTTTGCGATCGGTGATGTTACAGGCAAATTGATGCTGGCTCACACTGCCAGCAAGCAGGGTTTGATCGTTGCTGATCTTTTGCATAATGAAATTAATTCTGCCAATGAAGAGATTCTGGATTTGGATTATAACAAGATTCCAGCCTGTACTTTTACCAATCCGGAAATTGGTTCGGTTGGTTTTACTGAAGATGAGGCAAAAGAAAAATATGAAGAAATTTTAGTTGGAAAATTTCCCTTCACCGCCAACGGCAAAGCTTTGGGATCGGGAAGCACTTTTGGCTTTGTAAAAACCATTGCAGACAAAAAAAACCATCAACTGGTTGGAATGCACATCATCGGACCGCAAGCAACCGAATTGATCGCACAGGGAGGAATTTTGATCGGTTCAAATGCTACTATCGCGGATGTGAAGAAAATAGTTTTTGCTCATCCCACTCTGTCTGAAGCAGTTATGGAATCCATCGAAGATCTGGAAAAATTAGCTATTCACAAAATGTAA
- the rpoN gene encoding RNA polymerase factor sigma-54 — translation MSKLRQTLYQKQTQSLLLKPKMLQSLEMLAMPLMQLETHLKQEMITNPMLELLDRKPEEDEENQQEEKEEKQEKELDDLSDDPELQKTLEETKELSEILDNFNEYYYESSGGGKVASSEGADFDQMLKTVEDKRSTFLEQLEKLDLSQSEYDFAYELVESSNAHGYLPKGFILESLGDEYGIDYERSNEIHQMILHLSPSGITARNIQECLLAQLEDSEENHQIVKLIEDHFEDLIHKRHKKIASIFGVNIKVIYSWKDVIAKLDPKPGLRIQNNNDKYVTPDIILKKIGNEYEIIINDFYFPKIRMSRRYKSILAGVKKDKQAVEYVRNKINSAKFLIKSVYLRSRTLERVMRSIINNQPGFFFEETGVLNPLTYSVIAEELQVNESTISRVVREKYADTPFGIMCLKDFFTSKAGKDDKYNSVSRHSVEIQIKKMIDAEDPHNPLSDQDIADRLKEDGINVSRRVVAKYRKSKGILNSHLRRKE, via the coding sequence ATGAGTAAGCTTCGACAGACATTATATCAAAAACAAACCCAAAGTCTATTGCTAAAGCCTAAGATGCTGCAGTCACTCGAAATGCTGGCTATGCCTTTAATGCAGCTGGAAACGCATCTTAAACAGGAAATGATCACGAATCCGATGCTGGAGCTTTTGGATAGAAAACCAGAAGAAGACGAAGAAAACCAACAGGAAGAAAAAGAAGAGAAACAGGAAAAGGAACTCGATGATCTCTCCGACGACCCTGAATTGCAGAAAACTTTGGAAGAGACAAAAGAATTAAGCGAAATTCTGGATAACTTCAACGAATATTATTACGAATCTTCAGGTGGTGGTAAAGTAGCTTCTTCAGAAGGTGCAGATTTTGATCAAATGCTGAAAACGGTGGAAGATAAAAGATCAACCTTCCTGGAACAACTGGAAAAACTTGATTTGAGTCAATCTGAATACGATTTTGCCTATGAATTGGTAGAAAGTTCCAATGCCCACGGTTATTTACCCAAGGGCTTCATACTGGAAAGCTTGGGTGATGAATATGGTATCGATTATGAAAGATCGAATGAAATTCATCAGATGATCCTTCATCTATCACCATCGGGAATAACAGCAAGAAATATTCAGGAATGTTTATTAGCTCAGCTGGAAGATTCGGAAGAAAATCATCAGATCGTAAAACTGATAGAAGATCATTTCGAAGATCTTATTCACAAAAGACACAAAAAAATTGCTTCGATATTCGGTGTGAATATAAAAGTGATTTATAGTTGGAAAGATGTGATCGCGAAACTTGATCCCAAGCCCGGGCTCAGAATTCAAAACAACAATGATAAATATGTAACACCGGATATAATTTTAAAGAAGATCGGAAATGAATATGAGATCATAATCAATGATTTCTACTTTCCCAAAATACGCATGAGCAGGCGCTATAAAAGCATTCTTGCCGGTGTAAAAAAAGATAAGCAGGCTGTAGAGTATGTTCGGAATAAAATAAATTCAGCAAAATTTCTGATAAAATCTGTTTACCTTCGAAGTAGAACTTTGGAAAGAGTTATGCGGTCTATAATTAACAACCAACCGGGCTTTTTCTTCGAAGAAACTGGAGTGTTAAATCCACTAACTTATTCGGTAATAGCGGAAGAGCTTCAGGTAAATGAATCGACAATTTCCCGCGTTGTAAGAGAAAAATATGCAGATACTCCTTTTGGAATTATGTGTTTAAAAGATTTCTTTACAAGTAAAGCAGGAAAGGATGATAAATACAATTCTGTTTCGCGCCACAGTGTGGAAATTCAGATAAAAAAAATGATCGATGCGGAAGATCCACACAACCCTCTCAGCGATCAGGATATAGCCGACAGATTAAAAGAAGATGGCATAAATGTTTCCCGCAGAGTTGTGGCAAAATACCGCAAATCCAAAGGCATTTTGAATAGCCATCTACGTCGAAAAGAATAG
- the lptB gene encoding LPS export ABC transporter ATP-binding protein, which produces MNKIETKNLVKIYGKRKVVNNISINIHQGEVVGILGPNGAGKSTTFYMILGLIKANEGHVFFDDKDITKLPMYKRAELGIGYLAQEPSIFHKLTVEQNIMAILETLKINKTERKRRLEEHLEELSLTKLAKQKAYTLSGGERRKLEITRSLVTSPSFLLMDEPFAGVDPLAVADIQDIIGKLKEKNIGVLITDHNVQETLKITDRAYIVFNGEILFSGTSRELVNNERAREVYLGERFINPFHYE; this is translated from the coding sequence ATGAATAAAATAGAAACGAAGAATCTAGTTAAAATTTATGGCAAAAGAAAGGTTGTAAACAATATAAGCATAAACATACATCAAGGTGAAGTTGTGGGCATTCTTGGTCCTAACGGTGCTGGTAAATCCACAACTTTTTATATGATCTTAGGTCTGATAAAAGCCAACGAAGGCCACGTATTCTTCGATGATAAAGATATCACCAAACTTCCAATGTACAAGCGTGCAGAACTGGGGATAGGATATTTAGCACAGGAACCTTCTATCTTTCATAAACTTACGGTTGAACAGAATATTATGGCGATCCTGGAAACTTTGAAGATCAATAAAACTGAACGTAAACGAAGATTAGAAGAACATTTGGAAGAACTTAGCTTAACCAAACTTGCCAAACAAAAAGCCTACACACTTTCCGGAGGTGAAAGACGCAAACTGGAAATTACTCGTTCTTTAGTCACATCACCTTCTTTTTTGTTGATGGATGAACCATTCGCAGGTGTTGATCCTTTAGCGGTTGCAGATATTCAAGATATTATTGGAAAATTGAAAGAAAAAAATATTGGAGTCCTTATCACGGATCACAATGTTCAGGAAACTTTGAAGATAACAGATAGAGCTTACATCGTGTTCAATGGTGAAATTCTATTTTCCGGAACTTCCCGGGAATTGGTGAATAATGAAAGAGCACGCGAAGTTTATCTGGGCGAAAGATTTATCAATCCATTTCATTATGAATAA
- a CDS encoding HAD family hydrolase produces MKKMNNLQAILWDFDGTLVDSTQKNHNVTKRILSEFENSMKFSNLNLNQYLLALSKSKNWYELYMNHFGLSEIETVKAGKLWSKYQLEDDTPVNIFDGLIDVLETSQSIKHGIVSQNSKDNIKKLLIELQLDRYFQAIIGYEEVELDHQKPHPEGILNCLDEMSVTSGKVVYIGDNETDIYTAINADKKLREIKICTIGVDFENERNRKHWKIQPDFIINNFRDLSRLF; encoded by the coding sequence ATGAAAAAAATGAACAATTTACAAGCAATTTTGTGGGATTTCGATGGAACTTTAGTAGACTCCACTCAAAAAAATCATAACGTGACGAAAAGGATATTATCAGAATTTGAGAATTCGATGAAATTTTCAAATCTTAATCTAAATCAATATTTGCTGGCACTCTCGAAGAGCAAAAACTGGTATGAATTATACATGAATCATTTTGGTTTATCCGAAATTGAAACTGTGAAAGCCGGTAAACTTTGGAGTAAATATCAATTGGAAGATGATACACCAGTAAATATATTTGATGGTTTAATAGATGTCTTAGAAACTTCACAAAGCATAAAACATGGCATAGTTTCTCAAAATTCAAAAGATAATATAAAGAAATTATTGATAGAATTACAGTTAGACAGATATTTCCAAGCAATAATCGGTTATGAAGAAGTTGAACTTGATCATCAGAAACCTCATCCAGAGGGAATTTTGAATTGTTTAGATGAAATGAGTGTAACATCGGGAAAAGTTGTTTATATTGGTGATAATGAAACCGATATTTACACGGCTATAAATGCAGATAAAAAACTTAGAGAAATTAAAATTTGCACAATAGGAGTTGATTTTGAGAATGAGAGAAATCGGAAACATTGGAAAATTCAGCCTGATTTTATTATCAATAATTTTAGAGATTTGTCCAGATTATTTTGA
- a CDS encoding C-GCAxxG-C-C family protein — protein sequence MSKASLAVKLHDDGFSCSQAVFSVFAEELGLSTEITHKIASAFGGGMAGSGETCGAVSGALMVLGLKFGRTQPDDLASKEKTNELSNIFFEKFKAKHHSLLCRDLRLEDRSTAVQKKLAHETCSEFIKDAVLILEDIIAKNPNKENS from the coding sequence ATGAGTAAAGCATCTTTAGCTGTCAAACTACATGATGATGGGTTTTCCTGTTCTCAAGCTGTATTTTCAGTTTTTGCAGAGGAACTTGGATTATCCACCGAAATCACTCATAAGATTGCATCAGCTTTTGGTGGAGGAATGGCTGGAAGCGGTGAAACTTGTGGAGCTGTATCAGGGGCGTTAATGGTTTTGGGTTTGAAATTTGGCAGGACACAACCTGACGATCTTGCATCTAAAGAAAAAACAAATGAGCTCAGTAACATCTTTTTTGAAAAGTTTAAAGCTAAACATCACTCACTGCTTTGCCGAGACCTGAGATTGGAAGATAGATCAACAGCGGTCCAAAAGAAATTGGCACATGAAACTTGCAGTGAATTTATAAAAGATGCTGTATTAATTCTGGAAGATATTATTGCAAAAAATCCAAATAAAGAAAATTCTTAA
- the tsaD gene encoding tRNA (adenosine(37)-N6)-threonylcarbamoyltransferase complex transferase subunit TsaD translates to MKKILAFETSCDDTSVAVIDSDYHVHSNVISSQTTHEDFGGVVPELASRLHLKNVMRITELALQKANITFDEIDAVAVSINPGLIGALLVGVSFAKSLAYSLNKPLLAVNHMLGHVFANKIENPNLQPPYLALVVSGGHTELVDFTTEEEFTIVGRTRDDAAGEAFDKVAKLLGLGYPGGPIIDRIAKDGDPKFADFPRAMQQKDNFDFSFSGFKTAVRNYLENHDKPFITRHLPDITASVQQAIIDSLVSKTINYAKKNKKKNIIVAGGVSANSLLRSEMFKEAHKIEVNIYFPAMQYCMDNAAMIGAAAIPKLESNDFADLSLNAFSTKGLRII, encoded by the coding sequence ATGAAGAAGATTCTGGCCTTTGAGACTTCTTGCGATGATACATCTGTAGCAGTCATAGATTCCGATTATCACGTCCATTCCAATGTAATTTCTTCTCAAACTACTCACGAAGATTTTGGTGGTGTTGTTCCTGAATTAGCTTCTCGTTTACATCTGAAAAATGTGATGAGAATAACTGAACTGGCATTGCAGAAGGCTAATATTACTTTTGATGAAATAGACGCGGTTGCAGTCTCCATAAATCCTGGATTGATCGGAGCTCTGCTGGTTGGTGTTTCATTTGCCAAAAGTTTGGCTTACAGCTTGAATAAACCTTTGCTTGCTGTAAATCATATGCTGGGTCATGTTTTTGCCAATAAAATAGAAAATCCAAATTTGCAACCTCCATATCTTGCTTTGGTTGTCTCGGGAGGTCACACAGAATTGGTAGATTTTACAACTGAAGAAGAATTTACGATTGTAGGAAGAACGCGTGATGATGCTGCTGGAGAAGCTTTCGACAAGGTTGCTAAATTGCTTGGTCTTGGTTATCCTGGTGGTCCTATCATCGATAGAATTGCTAAAGATGGAGATCCGAAATTTGCTGATTTTCCCAGAGCAATGCAACAGAAAGATAATTTTGATTTCAGCTTCAGCGGTTTTAAAACTGCGGTTAGAAATTATCTGGAGAATCACGACAAACCATTTATTACCAGGCATTTACCAGATATTACAGCATCAGTGCAGCAAGCTATTATTGATAGCCTGGTAAGTAAAACGATAAATTATGCTAAGAAAAACAAAAAGAAAAATATCATTGTTGCCGGTGGAGTTTCTGCTAACAGCTTACTTCGTAGCGAAATGTTTAAAGAAGCTCATAAGATTGAAGTGAATATTTATTTTCCTGCTATGCAGTATTGTATGGATAATGCAGCGATGATCGGTGCTGCAGCTATACCCAAATTAGAAAGCAATGATTTTGCCGATCTTAGTTTAAACGCTTTTTCCACAAAGGGATTACGAATTATTTAA